In a genomic window of Pangasianodon hypophthalmus isolate fPanHyp1 chromosome 1, fPanHyp1.pri, whole genome shotgun sequence:
- the dscc1 gene encoding sister chromatid cohesion protein DCC1: MRTLEEVQATLHIAKLKEEDLHPVTHCLAFSDTVSSGDYCLMELDDTLCKHIEAGKSLTIRGDKDEHAVLCSEDKTYDLKIADTSNLLLFVPGCRTPEQLSDSASDPEIIHAQIWGYANSYWELRCQRPKLKKLKKLLMENPYDGPPIGAQEESPQLIKYTMEDLLERIQGSQEEIEAYLQGIHACKIDGYWRILDFDYELKLLGHVTQLVDSESWSFSKVPLSVCLEELAPLEPKEMIEHCLNCYGRRYNTEDGEVMYALDEDKVCRAMAQMLLQNAVKFNLSEFQEVWQQSVPEGMSTRLDQLSGLALVDCSTRPETISLLQVEDLPEDTLERFNALFALREKWTQQDIEPYIRDLCGEKQTTGALLTKHARSSMQNGIKVYNSRRPIAT; the protein is encoded by the exons ATGCGGACATTAGAGGAGGTTCAGGCCACGCTACACATTGCCAAGCTGAAGGAGGAGGATTTGCACCCTGTAACACACTGCCTGGCATTCAGCGACACTGTTTCCTCTGGAGATTACTGCCTCATGGAACTGGACGATACACTCTGTAAACACATTGAAGCAGGAAAGAG TCTCACAATCAGAGGTGACAAAGACGAGCACGCGGTCCTATGCAGTGAAGACAAGACCTATGACTTGAAAATAGCAGACACGTCCAATTTGCTGCTGTTTGTACCCGGATGTAGGACTCCAGAGCAGCTCTCTGACAGCGCATCAGATCCTGAAATAATCCACGCCCAG ATCTGGGGTTACGCTAACAGTTACTGGGAGCTGAGATGCCAACGACCAAAGTTAAAGAAACTCAAGAAGCTGCTTATGGAGAACCCATATGACGGCCCACCGATCGGTGCACAGGAAGAGTCTCCACAGCTCATCAAG TATACTATGGAGGACCTTCTAGAGAGAATCCAAGGAAGCCAAGAGGAGATTGAGGCCTACCTTCAAGGAATTCATGCATGTAAAATTGATG GATACTGGCGGATTTTGGATTTTGATTACGAGCTGAAGCTCCTGGGTCATGTGACTCAACTGGTGGATTCAGAGTCATGGTCTTTCAGTAAAGTgcctctcagtgtgtgtctggagGAGCTGGCGCCTTTAGAGCCTAA AGAAATGATAGAGCACTGTCTCAACTGTTACGGAAGACGGTATAACACCGAAG ATGGGGAGGTGATGTATGCGCTGGATGAGGACAAAGTGTGCAGGGCCATGGCTCAAATGTTGCTGCAGAACGCTGTTAAGTTCAACCTGTCCGAGTTTCAGGAAGTGTGGCAGCAGAGCGTTCCTGAGGGCATGAGCACAAGACTGGACCAGCTCAGC gGCTTAGCTCTGGTGGACTGCAGCACGAGGCCAGAGACCATCTCACTGTTGCAAGTAGAGGACCTGCCTGAGGACACGCTGGAGCGCTTTAATGCTCTCTTTGCTTTGAGGGAGAAGTGGACACAGCAGGACATAGAGCCCTACATACG GGATCTGTGTGGAGAGAAGCAAACAACTGGAGCTCTGCTGACTAAACACGCCCGTTCCTCCATGCAGAACGGGATCAAGGTCTACAACTCAAGAAGACCAATTGCAACATGA